In one window of Camelina sativa cultivar DH55 chromosome 15, Cs, whole genome shotgun sequence DNA:
- the LOC104748688 gene encoding uncharacterized protein LOC104748688 yields the protein MGMEPFGGRSNPIDADHWRKRLERNFDNARCPHEYRMDLAVQYLKDEALVWWEKVVDQAQGRYELTWADFKTEFSRKYFPREAMDRMEEEFLELCQGTMTVRQYDREFDRLSRFAGRFMNEEELIRRFLRGLRIELKNRCEMYDYRSKIDLVEKAANLEIGLEKEVSQNKAAQARLAKGSSSNKRTWDTTTVRTPLMCYECNQAGHLQRDCPRVMAKRKCYECGQAGHIARFCPRKFGRKPAENRLREQLPPPPKRQNVGPRVMMAETEEDEDNEPIAGSVLLGGWNAYTLFDTGATLSCAKKIGTVGKEKLGSTGVDKDVPIMINGEVMLGNLAEMEINHYDMILGMNWLRKHKAVLDCHRARVYFSRPEGKITFQGVKMGEGVFVISMMKAEELIEKGSEAFLATISVVGEEMELGVDNIPIVAEYADVFESLKGLPPSRGDAFTIELEPGTAHVSRAPYRLAPAEMAELKGHLEDLTDKGFIRPSSSSWGAPVLFVKKKDGASDFALITGN from the exons ATGGGCATGGAGCCTTTTGGTGGAAGGTCTAATCCTATTGATGCTGACCATTGGAGGAAGAGATTGGAGAGGAATTTTGATAATGCTAGGTGTCCGCATGAGTACCGCATGGACTTGGCAGTGCAGTATCTGAAGGATGAGGCATTGGTATGGTGGGAGAAGGTGGTAGACCAGGCACAGGGACGATATGAGCTGACTTGGGCGGATTTCAAGACCGAATTCTCAAGGAAGTATTTTCCCAGAGAGGCTATGGATCGTATGGAGGAGGAGTTTCTGGAACTTTGTCAGGGCACCATGACTGTGAGGCAGTATGACAGGGAGTTTGATCGACTGAGCAGGTTTGCTGGCAGATTTATGAATGAGGAAGAGTTGATTCGCAGGTTTCTGAGGGGTTTGAGGATTGAGCTCAAGAATCGATGTGAGATGTATGACTACCGCAGTAAGATTGACCTGGTGGAGAAAGCTGCTAATTTGGAGATTGGGTTGGAAAAGGAGGTGAGTCAGAACAAGGCAGCACAAGCGAGACTTGCAAAGGGTTCTAGCTCTAATAAGAGGACTTGGGATACAACAACTGTGAGAACTCCCTTGATGTGTTACGAATGCAACCAGGCAGGTCATCTTCAGAGAGATTGTCCTCGAGTTATGGCAAAAAGAAAGTGTTATGAGTGTGGACAAGCAGGACATATTGCAAGATTTTGTCCGCGGAAATTTGGGAGGAAACCGGCTGAGAATCGTCTTAGAGAGCAATTGCCGCCACCTCCAAAACGTCAAAATGTTGGACCTCGTGTGATGATGGCTGAGACCGAGGAGGATGAGGATAATGAGCCGATTGCTG GATCGGTTTTACTGGGAGGCTGGAATGCTTACACTCTATTTGATACTGGAGCTACCCTCAGTTGT GCAAAGAAGATTGGTACTGTGGGAAAGGAGAAATTGGGGTCTACCGGAGTTGACAAGGATGTCCCTATTATGATAAACGGAGAAGTAATGCTCGGGAATCTGGCAGAAATGGAAATTAATCATTATGACATGATTCTTGGAATGAATTGGTTAAGGAAGCACAAAGCTGTACTGGATTGCCACAGAGCTCGTGTATATTTCTCAAGGCCGGAGGGGAAGATAACATTTCAAGGCGTAAAAATGGGTGAAGGGGTTTTTGTTATATCCATGATGAAAGCAGAGGAGCTTATAGAGAAAGGAAGTGAAGCTTTTCTAGCTACTATTTCTGTAGTGGGGGAGGAGATGGAACTCGGAGTTGATAATATTCCTATAGTGGCAGAGTATGCAGACGTCTTTGAGTCTTTAAAAGGACTGCCACCAAGCAGAGGAGATGCCTTCACTATTGAATTAGAGCCTGGGACGGCACATGTATCACGAGCACCTTACCGTTTGGCACCTGCAGAAATGGCAGAGTTGAAGGGTCATTTGGAGGACCTTACAGATAAAGGGTTCATTCGGCCGAGTAGTTCATCGTGGGGAGCACCAGTGCTAtttgtgaaaaagaaagatggagCATCAGACTTTGCATTGATTACCGGGAATTGA